CGCATGGCGGGCCACGTTTGTCATGGCTTCCTGAAGGATACGGTAAACGTTTATGGATACGTGCTCAGAAAGCGCCTCTTTCCTTATTTCCACGCTCACACTGCTATGTATTCCCGTGCGCCTCTGGAATTCCAAAGCTTCCTGTCGCACCGCATCCTCAAGGCCTAGATTGTCAAGAACATCAGGCCTCAGACCAGAGGAAATCCTACGGACCGTCTTTATCATGTCGTCGATAGCTTGGGAAATGGAGGTTGCTTTCAACTGGAGAATTTCCTGATCCTTTCGAAGCTTCTTACTTATTATAGAGATCTCAAGCTTCAGCGCAGTGAGGAGTTGTCCCAACTCGTCATGGATTTCTCTTGCTATGCGGGCCCGTTCATCCTCGCGAACCGAAATCAGATGCAAAGTGAGCTGGCGCAGCTGTTCCTGGGCGCTATTCCACGCGGTGATGTCCCACGCATTCAGGATTACCCCTGACACATGGGGGTTGTCCAGAAGGCTTGTGCCCATGCCTTCAAAGGTGTGCCAATTCCCTTTCTTGTCTGCGACCCGGGCGAGACCGTGCCTGTCCGTACCCCCATTGAGGATACTCAGAAACAATTCCAAATTTTGGGGTGTATCCTCCGGATGAATAAAGCTGAATACGCTCTTGCCGATCAATTCTTGAGGCTTATAGCCAAGCACACGCCTTACAGAAGAGCTCGAGAACCTGATGGTAGCATCAGGATTCAAGACCATGATGATATCGGATGTGTTCTCCACCATAGCCCTGAAATACGCCTCGCTCTCCTTCAACTTCTCCTCCAGCCTCTTTCTTCCGACTATCTCCATTTCGAGTTCTTCATTTGACGCCACCAAAGCTGATGTACGTTCCCTGACCATCTGCTCCAGGCTCTCACGATAGCGTATGATCTCATCATCGGTCTTTCTGCGTTCGGTGATTTCGCTCATAGCGGTAAGAATCCTCTTGCCTTCAGTTGGAACACTCCGAAGCTCAACAAAGACTTCGGTCCCTTTCGGTTTCCTCAGTTGGAGCTCACAGGTATGCAGCTCCCCGGTCTCACGTATTCTTTTTCGGTGAAAGAAGAACATATCCTGGGAGTCCTTGCTCAAAAACACGGTCAGAGGTTTTTTAATCAGGCGAAGCCTTTCCATGCCCAGAAGCGCCGCACCAGTCTGATTAACTTCAAGAATAAGTCCATTAATGTCAAAGGTGAAATACCCCACAGGCGCGAGGTCATAAAGGTCCGAATA
This window of the Thermodesulfovibrionales bacterium genome carries:
- a CDS encoding PAS domain S-box protein is translated as MKTILLGEEEAWRINKLMSANDPKSRRAKSPVHDTKNKLDTLRKKAEALVRKKFGKIKPEAFSDEGIQRLIYQLQTHQIELEIQNEELRLSQLMLKESRQKYSDLYDLAPVGYFTFDINGLILEVNQTGAALLGMERLRLIKKPLTVFLSKDSQDMFFFHRKRIRETGELHTCELQLRKPKGTEVFVELRSVPTEGKRILTAMSEITERRKTDDEIIRYRESLEQMVRERTSALVASNEELEMEIVGRKRLEEKLKESEAYFRAMVENTSDIIMVLNPDATIRFSSSSVRRVLGYKPQELIGKSVFSFIHPEDTPQNLELFLSILNGGTDRHGLARVADKKGNWHTFEGMGTSLLDNPHVSGVILNAWDITAWNSAQEQLRQLTLHLISVREDERARIAREIHDELGQLLTALKLEISIISKKLRKDQEILQLKATSISQAIDDMIKTVRRISSGLRPDVLDNLGLEDAVRQEALEFQRRTGIHSSVSVEIRKEALSEHVSINVYRILQEAMTNVARHA